One window from the genome of Salvelinus fontinalis isolate EN_2023a chromosome 3, ASM2944872v1, whole genome shotgun sequence encodes:
- the LOC129838566 gene encoding malate dehydrogenase, cytoplasmic-like isoform X3, whose protein sequence is MADPIRVLVTGAAGQIAYSLLYSIAKGDVFGKDQPIILVLLDIPPMLPVLDGVVMELQDCALPLLREVIPTDKVEVGFKDLDAAILVGSMPRKEGMERKDLLKANVAIFKTQGAALEKYAKKTVRVLVVGNPANTNCLIASKSAPSIPKENFSCLTRLDHNRARSQVAMRCGVPADAVKNVIIWGNHSSTQYPDVHHAMVNVHGKEVEAYDAVKDDSWLKGDFISTVQLRGAAVIKARKLSSAMSAAKAICDHMRDWWFGTLDGEFMSMGVYAGGNSYGIPEDLIYSFPVHIKNKSWNIHDGLPVNDFSRAKMDATAAELVEERDTALSFLSQ, encoded by the exons ATG GCCGACCCAATCCGTGTGCTGGTGACTGGCGCTGCTGGACAGATCGCCTACTCTCTGCTGTACAGCATCGCCAAGGGAGATGTCTTCGGCAAGGACCAG CCCATCATCTTGGTCCTGCTGGACATCCCTCCCATGTTGCCAGTTCTGGATGGGGTTGTGATGGAGCTGCAGGACTGTGCTCTCCCACTCCTCAGGG AGGTCATCCCCACCGATAAGGTGGAAGTGGGCTTCAAGGATCTGGATGCTGCCATCTTGGTGGGCTCTATGCCCAGGAAGGAGGGCATGGAGAGGAAGGACCTCCTGAAGGCCAACGTGGCCATCTTTAAGACCCAGGGTGCCGCACTGGAGAAGTACGCCAAGAAGACCGTTAGG gtcctaGTGGTGGGAAACCCTGCTAACACCAACTGTCTGATTGCCTCCAAGTCCGCCCCCTCCATCCCCAAGGAGAACTTCTCCTGCCTGACCCGTCTAGACCACAACAGGGCCCGTTCCCAG GTGGCGATGCGTTGCGGCGTGCCCGCCGATGCAGTCAAGAACGTCATCATCTGGGGAAACCACTCATCCACCCAGTACCCCGACGTGCACCACGCCATGGTCAACGTGCATGGCAAGGAGGTGGAGGCGTACGACGCCGTGAAGGACGACAGCTGGCTGAAGGGAGACTTCATCTCT ACGGTGCAGCTGCGTGGTGCCGCCGTCATCAAGGCCAGGAAGCTCTCCAGTGCCATGTCTGCCGCCAAGGCCATCTGTGACCACATGAGGGACTGGTGGTTCGGCACTCTCGAT GGTGAGTTCATGTCTATGGGTGTGTACGCTGGTGGAAACTCTTACGGAATCCCAGAAGACCTCATTTACTCATTCCCTGTTCATATCAAG AACAAGTCGTGGAATATCCATGACGGTCTGCCCGTCAACGACTTCTCCCGCGCCAAGATGGACGCCACAGCCGCCGAGCTGGTGGAGGAGCGAGACACGGCCCTGTCCTTCCTGAGCCAGTGA
- the LOC129838566 gene encoding malate dehydrogenase, cytoplasmic-like isoform X2, which translates to MWNITWADPIRVLVTGAAGQIAYSLLYSIAKGDVFGKDQPIILVLLDIPPMLPVLDGVVMELQDCALPLLREVIPTDKVEVGFKDLDAAILVGSMPRKEGMERKDLLKANVAIFKTQGAALEKYAKKTVRVLVVGNPANTNCLIASKSAPSIPKENFSCLTRLDHNRARSQVAMRCGVPADAVKNVIIWGNHSSTQYPDVHHAMVNVHGKEVEAYDAVKDDSWLKGDFISTVQLRGAAVIKARKLSSAMSAAKAICDHMRDWWFGTLDGEFMSMGVYAGGNSYGIPEDLIYSFPVHIKNKSWNIHDGLPVNDFSRAKMDATAAELVEERDTALSFLSQ; encoded by the exons ATGTGGAATATAACTTGG GCCGACCCAATCCGTGTGCTGGTGACTGGCGCTGCTGGACAGATCGCCTACTCTCTGCTGTACAGCATCGCCAAGGGAGATGTCTTCGGCAAGGACCAG CCCATCATCTTGGTCCTGCTGGACATCCCTCCCATGTTGCCAGTTCTGGATGGGGTTGTGATGGAGCTGCAGGACTGTGCTCTCCCACTCCTCAGGG AGGTCATCCCCACCGATAAGGTGGAAGTGGGCTTCAAGGATCTGGATGCTGCCATCTTGGTGGGCTCTATGCCCAGGAAGGAGGGCATGGAGAGGAAGGACCTCCTGAAGGCCAACGTGGCCATCTTTAAGACCCAGGGTGCCGCACTGGAGAAGTACGCCAAGAAGACCGTTAGG gtcctaGTGGTGGGAAACCCTGCTAACACCAACTGTCTGATTGCCTCCAAGTCCGCCCCCTCCATCCCCAAGGAGAACTTCTCCTGCCTGACCCGTCTAGACCACAACAGGGCCCGTTCCCAG GTGGCGATGCGTTGCGGCGTGCCCGCCGATGCAGTCAAGAACGTCATCATCTGGGGAAACCACTCATCCACCCAGTACCCCGACGTGCACCACGCCATGGTCAACGTGCATGGCAAGGAGGTGGAGGCGTACGACGCCGTGAAGGACGACAGCTGGCTGAAGGGAGACTTCATCTCT ACGGTGCAGCTGCGTGGTGCCGCCGTCATCAAGGCCAGGAAGCTCTCCAGTGCCATGTCTGCCGCCAAGGCCATCTGTGACCACATGAGGGACTGGTGGTTCGGCACTCTCGAT GGTGAGTTCATGTCTATGGGTGTGTACGCTGGTGGAAACTCTTACGGAATCCCAGAAGACCTCATTTACTCATTCCCTGTTCATATCAAG AACAAGTCGTGGAATATCCATGACGGTCTGCCCGTCAACGACTTCTCCCGCGCCAAGATGGACGCCACAGCCGCCGAGCTGGTGGAGGAGCGAGACACGGCCCTGTCCTTCCTGAGCCAGTGA
- the LOC129838566 gene encoding malate dehydrogenase, cytoplasmic-like isoform X1, giving the protein MLTLLSAMYIVVRAASSEADPIRVLVTGAAGQIAYSLLYSIAKGDVFGKDQPIILVLLDIPPMLPVLDGVVMELQDCALPLLREVIPTDKVEVGFKDLDAAILVGSMPRKEGMERKDLLKANVAIFKTQGAALEKYAKKTVRVLVVGNPANTNCLIASKSAPSIPKENFSCLTRLDHNRARSQVAMRCGVPADAVKNVIIWGNHSSTQYPDVHHAMVNVHGKEVEAYDAVKDDSWLKGDFISTVQLRGAAVIKARKLSSAMSAAKAICDHMRDWWFGTLDGEFMSMGVYAGGNSYGIPEDLIYSFPVHIKNKSWNIHDGLPVNDFSRAKMDATAAELVEERDTALSFLSQ; this is encoded by the exons GCCGACCCAATCCGTGTGCTGGTGACTGGCGCTGCTGGACAGATCGCCTACTCTCTGCTGTACAGCATCGCCAAGGGAGATGTCTTCGGCAAGGACCAG CCCATCATCTTGGTCCTGCTGGACATCCCTCCCATGTTGCCAGTTCTGGATGGGGTTGTGATGGAGCTGCAGGACTGTGCTCTCCCACTCCTCAGGG AGGTCATCCCCACCGATAAGGTGGAAGTGGGCTTCAAGGATCTGGATGCTGCCATCTTGGTGGGCTCTATGCCCAGGAAGGAGGGCATGGAGAGGAAGGACCTCCTGAAGGCCAACGTGGCCATCTTTAAGACCCAGGGTGCCGCACTGGAGAAGTACGCCAAGAAGACCGTTAGG gtcctaGTGGTGGGAAACCCTGCTAACACCAACTGTCTGATTGCCTCCAAGTCCGCCCCCTCCATCCCCAAGGAGAACTTCTCCTGCCTGACCCGTCTAGACCACAACAGGGCCCGTTCCCAG GTGGCGATGCGTTGCGGCGTGCCCGCCGATGCAGTCAAGAACGTCATCATCTGGGGAAACCACTCATCCACCCAGTACCCCGACGTGCACCACGCCATGGTCAACGTGCATGGCAAGGAGGTGGAGGCGTACGACGCCGTGAAGGACGACAGCTGGCTGAAGGGAGACTTCATCTCT ACGGTGCAGCTGCGTGGTGCCGCCGTCATCAAGGCCAGGAAGCTCTCCAGTGCCATGTCTGCCGCCAAGGCCATCTGTGACCACATGAGGGACTGGTGGTTCGGCACTCTCGAT GGTGAGTTCATGTCTATGGGTGTGTACGCTGGTGGAAACTCTTACGGAATCCCAGAAGACCTCATTTACTCATTCCCTGTTCATATCAAG AACAAGTCGTGGAATATCCATGACGGTCTGCCCGTCAACGACTTCTCCCGCGCCAAGATGGACGCCACAGCCGCCGAGCTGGTGGAGGAGCGAGACACGGCCCTGTCCTTCCTGAGCCAGTGA
- the LOC129838540 gene encoding UTP--glucose-1-phosphate uridylyltransferase-like isoform X1, producing MSVFEDLSKAGMAEFQEKLRLQHETSMHKELEKLLTTAKGAEQEISKKDFEGFKNLFHRFLQVKGPSVKWDKIHKPPEDLIHPYDKIKAQVLPDSVAASLNKLVVVKLNGGLGTSMGCKGPKSVISVRNENTFLDLTVHQIEHLNKTFNVDVPLVLMNSFNTDEDTKKILQKYTHHRVHIHTFNQSRYPRINKESLLPVAKDLGVHGDHGDAWYPPGHGDIYASFYNSGLLDQLIAAGKEYIFVSNIDNLGATVDLFILNHLMTQPKDKRCEFIMEVTDKTRADVKGGTLIQYDDKLRLLEIAQVPKAHVDEFKSVTKFKIFNTNNLWISLAAIKRLHEQNAMDMEIIVNPKTLDGGLNVIQLETAVGAAIKAFDNALGVNVPRSRFLPVKTSSDLLLVMSNLYSLDAGSLTMSKKREFPSTPHVKLGSSFTKVHDFLMRFESIPDMLELDHLTVSGDVTFGKNVSLKGTVIIIANHGDRIDIPAGAVLENKIVSGNLRILDH from the exons ATGTCTGTTTTTGAAG ATCTCAGCAAAGCCGGGATGGCAGAGTTTCAGGAGAAGCTGCGGCTGCAGCATGAGACCTCCATGCACAAAGAGCTGGAGAAGCTGCTGACCACAGCCAAGGGGGCTGAGCAGGAG ATTTCCAAAAAAGACTTTGAGGGTTTTAAGAACCTCTTCCACAGATTCCTCCAGGTGAAAGGACCCTCTGTGAAATGGGACAAGATCCACAAGCCCCCAGAGGATCTG ATCCACCCCTATGACAAGATCAAGGCCCAGGTGCTGCCGGACAGCGTGGCGGCCAGCCTCAACAAGCTGGTGGTGGTCAAGCTCAACGGAGGCCTGGGCACCAGCATGGGCTGCAAGGGCCCCAAGAGTGTCATCAGTGTCCGCAATGAGAACACCTTCCTGGACCTCACTGTCCATCAGATAGAG CACTTAAACAAGACATTCAACGTGGACGTGCCTCTGGTTCTCATGAACTCCTTCAACACAGACGAGGACACCAAGAAGATCCTGCAGAAGTACACACACCACCGGGTGCACATCCACACTTTCAACCAGAGCAG ATACCCGAGGATCAACAAGGAGTCCCTGCTGCCCGTGGCTAAAGACCTGGGGGTGCACGGCGACCATGGCGACGCCTGGTACCCGCCCGGCCACGGAGACATCTACGCCAGCTTTTACAACTCCGGCCTGCTGGACCAGCTGATCGCCGCGGGCAAGGAGTACATCTTTGTGTCCAACATAGACAACCTGGGCGCCACCGTGGACCTGTTCATCCTCAACCACCTGATGACGCAGCCCAAAGACAAGCGCTGCGAGTTCATCATGGAGGTCACGGACAAGACCCGCGCAGACGTCAAG GGTGGCACGCTGATCCAGTACGACGACAAGCTGCGTCTGCTGGAGATAGCCCAGGTGCCCAAAGCCCACGTGGACGAGTTCAAGTCGGTCACCAAGTTCAAGATCTTCAACACAAACAACCTGTGGATCTCCCTGGCCGCCATTAAGAGGCTGCACGAGCAGAACGCCATGGACATGGAGATCATCGTCAACCCTAAG ACGCTGGACGGTGGTCTAAACGTGATCCAGCTGGAAACAGCAGTGGGCGCCGCGATTAAGGCCTTTGACAACGCCCTGGGCGTCAACGTGCCCCGTAGCCGCTTCCTTCCCGTCAAGACCTCGTCGGACCTGCTGCTGGTCATGTCCAACCTCTACAGCCTGGACGCCGGCTCGCTCACCATGAGCAAGAAGAGGGAATTCCCCTCCACGCCACACGTCAAGCTGGGCAGCTCTTTCACCAAG GTCCATGACTTCCTGATGAGGTTTGAGAGCATCCCAGACATGCTAGAACTGGATCACCTGACAGTGTCAGGAGACGTCACCTTCGGAAAGAACGTCTCTCTCAAG GGAACCGTCATCATTATTGCCAATCACGGAGATAGGATTGATATTCCTGCCGGAGCGGTGCTGGAAAACAAGATCGTATCTGGCAACCTGCGCATCCTCGACCACTAA
- the LOC129838540 gene encoding UTP--glucose-1-phosphate uridylyltransferase-like isoform X2 produces MAEFQEKLRLQHETSMHKELEKLLTTAKGAEQEISKKDFEGFKNLFHRFLQVKGPSVKWDKIHKPPEDLIHPYDKIKAQVLPDSVAASLNKLVVVKLNGGLGTSMGCKGPKSVISVRNENTFLDLTVHQIEHLNKTFNVDVPLVLMNSFNTDEDTKKILQKYTHHRVHIHTFNQSRYPRINKESLLPVAKDLGVHGDHGDAWYPPGHGDIYASFYNSGLLDQLIAAGKEYIFVSNIDNLGATVDLFILNHLMTQPKDKRCEFIMEVTDKTRADVKGGTLIQYDDKLRLLEIAQVPKAHVDEFKSVTKFKIFNTNNLWISLAAIKRLHEQNAMDMEIIVNPKTLDGGLNVIQLETAVGAAIKAFDNALGVNVPRSRFLPVKTSSDLLLVMSNLYSLDAGSLTMSKKREFPSTPHVKLGSSFTKVHDFLMRFESIPDMLELDHLTVSGDVTFGKNVSLKGTVIIIANHGDRIDIPAGAVLENKIVSGNLRILDH; encoded by the exons ATGGCAGAGTTTCAGGAGAAGCTGCGGCTGCAGCATGAGACCTCCATGCACAAAGAGCTGGAGAAGCTGCTGACCACAGCCAAGGGGGCTGAGCAGGAG ATTTCCAAAAAAGACTTTGAGGGTTTTAAGAACCTCTTCCACAGATTCCTCCAGGTGAAAGGACCCTCTGTGAAATGGGACAAGATCCACAAGCCCCCAGAGGATCTG ATCCACCCCTATGACAAGATCAAGGCCCAGGTGCTGCCGGACAGCGTGGCGGCCAGCCTCAACAAGCTGGTGGTGGTCAAGCTCAACGGAGGCCTGGGCACCAGCATGGGCTGCAAGGGCCCCAAGAGTGTCATCAGTGTCCGCAATGAGAACACCTTCCTGGACCTCACTGTCCATCAGATAGAG CACTTAAACAAGACATTCAACGTGGACGTGCCTCTGGTTCTCATGAACTCCTTCAACACAGACGAGGACACCAAGAAGATCCTGCAGAAGTACACACACCACCGGGTGCACATCCACACTTTCAACCAGAGCAG ATACCCGAGGATCAACAAGGAGTCCCTGCTGCCCGTGGCTAAAGACCTGGGGGTGCACGGCGACCATGGCGACGCCTGGTACCCGCCCGGCCACGGAGACATCTACGCCAGCTTTTACAACTCCGGCCTGCTGGACCAGCTGATCGCCGCGGGCAAGGAGTACATCTTTGTGTCCAACATAGACAACCTGGGCGCCACCGTGGACCTGTTCATCCTCAACCACCTGATGACGCAGCCCAAAGACAAGCGCTGCGAGTTCATCATGGAGGTCACGGACAAGACCCGCGCAGACGTCAAG GGTGGCACGCTGATCCAGTACGACGACAAGCTGCGTCTGCTGGAGATAGCCCAGGTGCCCAAAGCCCACGTGGACGAGTTCAAGTCGGTCACCAAGTTCAAGATCTTCAACACAAACAACCTGTGGATCTCCCTGGCCGCCATTAAGAGGCTGCACGAGCAGAACGCCATGGACATGGAGATCATCGTCAACCCTAAG ACGCTGGACGGTGGTCTAAACGTGATCCAGCTGGAAACAGCAGTGGGCGCCGCGATTAAGGCCTTTGACAACGCCCTGGGCGTCAACGTGCCCCGTAGCCGCTTCCTTCCCGTCAAGACCTCGTCGGACCTGCTGCTGGTCATGTCCAACCTCTACAGCCTGGACGCCGGCTCGCTCACCATGAGCAAGAAGAGGGAATTCCCCTCCACGCCACACGTCAAGCTGGGCAGCTCTTTCACCAAG GTCCATGACTTCCTGATGAGGTTTGAGAGCATCCCAGACATGCTAGAACTGGATCACCTGACAGTGTCAGGAGACGTCACCTTCGGAAAGAACGTCTCTCTCAAG GGAACCGTCATCATTATTGCCAATCACGGAGATAGGATTGATATTCCTGCCGGAGCGGTGCTGGAAAACAAGATCGTATCTGGCAACCTGCGCATCCTCGACCACTAA